The Sporosarcina ureae genome includes a region encoding these proteins:
- a CDS encoding LysR family transcriptional regulator: protein MSINLEWYKVFQTVVHNESFSKAARSLFMTQPAVSQIISQLEGALDTRLFNRTSKGVTLTDEGSLLYEYANSALNLIEAGNEKLQELKNLSSGELKIGVGDTISRYYLLPYLEAFHTSFPGIRFKITNGTTLELIAALKSGEVDIAICNFPIEDDSLEKRACFHVQDTFVYGERFRKLFLKPVPLQELARLPLILLESKSNSRQYVEDFLLKEGVKIYPEFELGSHELLLEFAQINLGIACVVKEFSEEYLERGMLREVEFLKPIPKRSIGVCYLKGVSLSPAASKFIGILEKN from the coding sequence ATGTCAATCAACTTAGAGTGGTATAAAGTCTTCCAAACAGTTGTTCATAATGAAAGTTTCTCAAAAGCCGCTCGAAGTTTATTTATGACACAGCCTGCCGTTAGTCAAATAATATCGCAGTTGGAAGGAGCTTTGGACACACGTCTGTTTAATCGTACATCCAAAGGGGTGACATTGACCGATGAAGGCTCCTTGCTATACGAGTATGCCAATTCGGCACTGAATTTAATCGAGGCAGGCAATGAAAAGTTACAGGAGTTGAAGAATCTATCATCAGGTGAATTGAAAATAGGGGTAGGGGATACGATTTCCCGTTATTATCTGCTACCTTACCTGGAAGCTTTCCATACAAGTTTTCCGGGCATCCGATTCAAAATTACAAATGGCACAACTTTAGAGCTAATCGCTGCGCTGAAATCAGGCGAAGTGGATATTGCTATTTGTAACTTTCCCATTGAGGATGATTCGTTGGAGAAGCGTGCGTGTTTTCACGTACAAGACACTTTCGTATACGGTGAACGGTTCCGAAAGCTTTTCTTGAAACCTGTGCCTCTGCAAGAGCTTGCAAGGTTACCACTAATTTTATTGGAGTCGAAATCCAATTCCCGTCAGTATGTGGAAGACTTTCTATTGAAGGAAGGCGTAAAAATTTACCCTGAATTTGAATTGGGTTCTCATGAGTTGTTACTGGAATTTGCCCAAATCAATTTGGGCATTGCGTGTGTGGTCAAGGAGTTTTCAGAAGAGTACTTGGAACGTGGCATGCTACGGGAAGTAGAGTTTTTGAAACCCATACCTAAGCGCAGCATCGGCGTGTGCTATTTAAAAGGTGTATCACTATCACCAGCGGCCTCGAAGTTTATCGGGATATTGGAGAAGAATTAG
- a CDS encoding coenzyme F420-0:L-glutamate ligase: MGRVVGTVVRGLRCPIINEGDNIDQIVVDSVLEASEKENITFQDKDIVSITESIVARAQGNYATIDDIAKDIEAKFGDDTIGVIFPILSRNRFGNCLRGVAKGAKKIVLMLSYPSDEVGNHLVELDRLDEKGVNPWTDVLTEDEFREHFGENKHPFTGVDYIEYYKSLMDEFGVEHEVIFSNNARTILDYTKTVLTCDIHTRFRTKRILKANGAEKVYGLDDILATSIDGSGYNEQFGLLGANKAQEDSIKLFPHSCQPIVDNIQDMLKKETGKHIEVMIYGDGAFKDPVGKIWELADPVVSPAYTDGLDGIPNEVKLKYLADNDFSELRGEELKKAVSDFIENKDTNLMGSMASQGTTPRKLTDLIGSLSDLTSGSGDKGTPIVFIQGYFDNFTN, encoded by the coding sequence TTGGGAAGAGTTGTAGGAACGGTTGTTAGAGGATTACGTTGCCCGATTATAAATGAAGGTGACAATATTGATCAAATCGTAGTAGATAGTGTATTAGAAGCTTCAGAAAAAGAGAATATTACATTTCAAGATAAAGATATCGTATCCATCACGGAATCCATTGTAGCGCGTGCACAGGGAAATTATGCAACAATTGATGATATCGCAAAAGATATCGAAGCGAAATTCGGTGATGATACAATCGGTGTCATTTTCCCTATTCTTAGTCGTAACCGTTTTGGAAACTGCTTACGCGGTGTCGCAAAAGGCGCGAAGAAAATCGTTTTAATGCTTAGCTATCCTTCCGATGAGGTCGGTAACCACTTAGTTGAACTGGATCGTCTAGATGAAAAGGGAGTGAACCCTTGGACGGATGTATTGACGGAAGATGAGTTCCGCGAACACTTCGGCGAGAACAAACATCCATTTACAGGCGTTGACTATATCGAATATTATAAATCGTTAATGGATGAGTTCGGTGTAGAACATGAGGTCATTTTCTCCAATAATGCGAGAACGATTTTAGATTATACAAAGACTGTATTAACTTGTGATATCCATACACGTTTTAGAACAAAACGTATTTTGAAAGCTAACGGTGCCGAAAAAGTTTATGGCTTGGATGATATCTTGGCTACTTCTATCGATGGCAGTGGCTATAACGAACAGTTCGGCTTACTTGGCGCAAACAAAGCACAAGAAGACAGCATCAAACTGTTTCCTCATAGCTGTCAGCCTATAGTAGATAACATTCAAGACATGTTAAAAAAAGAAACAGGCAAACATATCGAAGTAATGATTTACGGAGATGGCGCGTTCAAAGATCCTGTAGGTAAGATTTGGGAACTGGCTGACCCAGTCGTGTCCCCCGCTTATACAGATGGACTTGACGGCATTCCAAATGAGGTAAAACTAAAATACTTAGCTGATAATGATTTCTCTGAATTACGCGGAGAGGAATTAAAGAAAGCTGTGTCCGATTTTATTGAGAATAAAGATACTAATTTAATGGGATCCATGGCTTCACAAGGAACAACTCCTCGTAAACTAACGGATTTAATCGGTTCATTATCCGATCTGACTTCAGGTAGTGGTGACAAAGGTACACCTATTGTCTTTATCCAAGGATACTTCGATAACTTCACAAACTAA
- a CDS encoding MFS transporter has protein sequence MDNKKIWTKDFIVTSVINFFLMLVMYLLIVTIAPYAVKEYNVSTSVAGLVSGIFIIGTLIARLAVGGLIEKAGSRNILLIGLLVTVLASVFYFAAVNLPLLMANRFFHGVGLGISSTATGTMVAQMLPPSRRGEGIGYFSLSTVLATAVGPFFGIFLSQHYHFNILFMFCLVLSISCAAMFFFVEKAPTAMPKKNVQTATKKFELHGLLEVQALPIAFVTLLAAIAYSGVLSFISFYAEEINLVSAASFFFLVYAIAVLISRPYTGKLLDVKGNKFVVYPSLILFAGGLLLLSGANAGWMLLLAGGVLGLGFGNFQSCAQAIALQGVKPERLGVATSTFFIFLDFGFGFGPYVLGLLVPIIGYQQLYLVLMVIVLIALGLFMLFSRTRQRPIVEQD, from the coding sequence ATGGATAATAAAAAGATTTGGACAAAGGATTTTATCGTTACTTCAGTCATCAACTTCTTTTTGATGTTAGTTATGTATTTACTTATAGTGACGATTGCGCCTTATGCAGTGAAGGAGTATAACGTATCAACAAGTGTTGCAGGTCTTGTGTCCGGGATTTTCATCATTGGGACATTAATTGCACGCCTTGCTGTAGGTGGGTTAATAGAAAAGGCCGGTAGCCGGAATATTCTATTAATTGGATTGTTGGTTACTGTATTGGCATCCGTCTTCTATTTTGCTGCAGTAAATTTGCCGTTATTAATGGCGAACCGGTTCTTCCATGGTGTTGGACTTGGCATTTCTTCTACCGCGACAGGAACAATGGTAGCTCAAATGCTTCCACCTTCACGTAGAGGTGAAGGCATTGGATATTTTAGTTTGAGTACAGTTCTCGCTACAGCGGTTGGACCGTTTTTCGGTATTTTCTTAAGCCAGCACTATCATTTCAATATACTCTTTATGTTTTGTCTAGTACTTAGTATTAGTTGTGCGGCCATGTTCTTTTTTGTTGAGAAAGCGCCCACGGCCATGCCTAAAAAAAATGTACAGACGGCAACAAAGAAATTCGAGCTTCACGGTTTATTGGAAGTACAGGCGTTACCGATTGCGTTTGTGACATTGTTAGCAGCTATTGCGTATTCTGGCGTGCTCTCATTTATTTCGTTTTATGCTGAGGAAATCAACTTAGTTAGTGCAGCCAGCTTTTTCTTTTTAGTATACGCTATTGCAGTACTGATTTCGAGACCGTATACCGGAAAATTATTGGATGTAAAGGGTAATAAATTTGTCGTTTATCCTTCATTAATATTATTTGCAGGTGGATTATTACTATTAAGTGGAGCAAATGCAGGGTGGATGTTACTTCTTGCGGGTGGTGTTCTTGGACTTGGGTTTGGTAACTTCCAATCATGCGCCCAAGCAATTGCGTTGCAAGGCGTGAAGCCCGAGCGCTTAGGTGTTGCTACGTCAACGTTCTTTATTTTCTTAGACTTTGGTTTTGGGTTTGGTCCGTATGTACTTGGTTTACTGGTACCGATCATCGGCTATCAGCAACTGTATTTGGTTCTCATGGTTATAGTGCTAATCGCGCTCGGCCTTTTCATGTTATTCAGTCGGACGCGCCAACGTCCTATCGTAGAACAAGATTGA
- a CDS encoding MarR family winged helix-turn-helix transcriptional regulator: MEQKQQFFPEYVQLYRPLLNQLNNLLAPYRLFHSQWGILKLLWIDGEMTSAEIAMRKQVEKPSVTKIVQRLLEMNLVSIRPGVDRREKWIGLTEQGQATVVKVMADLEVFYENLLEGATKEDLEAGIRVLKLASKNLHI, from the coding sequence ATGGAACAAAAACAACAATTTTTTCCGGAATATGTTCAACTCTATCGTCCATTGTTAAATCAATTAAATAATTTGCTAGCACCGTATCGATTATTCCACTCACAATGGGGAATACTGAAGCTGTTATGGATAGATGGTGAAATGACATCGGCAGAGATTGCTATGCGTAAGCAAGTGGAAAAGCCGAGCGTCACCAAAATTGTGCAACGCTTGTTGGAAATGAATTTAGTCAGCATTCGGCCAGGGGTAGATCGCAGGGAGAAATGGATAGGCTTGACCGAGCAGGGACAAGCGACAGTAGTGAAAGTAATGGCTGACTTGGAAGTGTTTTATGAAAACTTACTTGAAGGTGCTACAAAAGAAGATTTAGAAGCAGGTATTCGTGTGTTAAAACTAGCAAGTAAAAATCTTCATATATGA
- a CDS encoding dicarboxylate/amino acid:cation symporter, giving the protein MILIWNKYKNTPFVAKITIGFIAGTLLGIFFNEYTTFLKPFGTLLLNLLSLIAIPVIFLTVVLAVNQMNLAQLGKMGGKLILYYTATTAAAVLIGLSLAIWLKPGRHLTLPTDAVVEPPHAPGFSEILLQIVPKNIFEAFTSGDLMAILFVAIIIGMAMSSMKFSSDTKLVEMGNFLDRFFNALNTMFYKILEGVLLYAPIGVFAISATAFGEQGWETLLGLLSFVGVFYLGVLILWLFVYSGFLKFFGNPVLPFYRNTKDAYTTAFFTSSSIATLPIAIESAKKAGVSENTANFALPLGAVFNSDGGALRMGISLVFAANITNLNLSAVDFIVIIAIGTLLSIGTAGVPAAGLVTLSAVLTMFGLPLEIVALIAGVDALIGMAGTASNVMGDIVGAAVVDKKAPRKKFA; this is encoded by the coding sequence GTGATCCTCATTTGGAATAAGTATAAGAACACACCTTTTGTCGCTAAAATTACGATTGGATTCATTGCGGGCACCTTACTTGGAATCTTTTTTAACGAATACACTACTTTTTTGAAACCATTCGGAACATTGTTATTGAACTTACTCAGTTTGATTGCCATTCCTGTCATCTTCCTGACAGTTGTATTAGCTGTTAATCAAATGAACTTAGCCCAACTCGGTAAAATGGGCGGTAAGCTAATTCTCTATTATACGGCAACCACAGCCGCCGCTGTATTAATTGGGCTCTCGTTGGCTATATGGCTCAAACCCGGTAGACATTTGACTTTACCTACTGACGCAGTGGTAGAACCTCCCCATGCACCTGGATTCTCAGAAATCTTACTGCAAATTGTACCAAAGAATATCTTCGAAGCTTTTACGTCTGGAGATTTGATGGCTATTTTATTCGTTGCAATCATCATCGGCATGGCCATGTCTTCCATGAAGTTTTCTTCTGATACGAAACTCGTTGAGATGGGTAATTTTCTTGATCGTTTCTTTAACGCTTTGAATACGATGTTTTATAAAATTCTTGAAGGTGTTTTGTTATATGCACCTATAGGTGTTTTTGCGATCAGTGCCACCGCTTTTGGTGAGCAAGGATGGGAAACATTACTTGGATTGTTATCATTCGTCGGTGTTTTCTATCTTGGTGTTTTAATTCTCTGGTTATTTGTCTACAGTGGGTTCTTGAAATTCTTTGGAAATCCAGTATTACCTTTTTATCGAAATACGAAAGATGCCTATACAACCGCATTTTTCACTTCTAGTAGTATCGCTACGTTACCTATTGCAATTGAATCTGCAAAAAAGGCGGGCGTCTCCGAGAATACAGCGAACTTTGCTTTACCACTCGGCGCAGTTTTCAATTCTGATGGCGGTGCATTGCGTATGGGCATTTCGCTAGTCTTCGCAGCGAATATCACGAACTTGAACTTATCCGCCGTAGACTTTATCGTTATCATCGCAATTGGAACTTTGCTTTCCATTGGAACGGCGGGTGTTCCCGCTGCCGGATTAGTTACGTTATCTGCAGTACTTACTATGTTCGGATTACCTTTGGAGATTGTCGCTCTGATTGCCGGAGTAGATGCATTAATTGGCATGGCGGGTACTGCTTCCAATGTCATGGGGGATATTGTGGGTGCCGCTGTGGTGGATAAGAAAGCGCCACGTAAGAAGTTTGCGTAA
- a CDS encoding S-layer homology domain-containing protein, with protein sequence MTKKSISYVVMAFALVLQIAVMPLQAFAAEPEKAPTWISPLNYLALGDSLAAGVTPNNELGKGYTDLLAEELANSEVLQASNKGFSYPGYKTEDVLRDLEMDVTKPVVGIGHSDKTATLHQSVKEAQLITLTIGANDVLPKITFDDKGVPQFNSEEIQAAIMKVGINTQKILAKIYQLNPNAQVYVMGYYNPFPYLSPQNQPLVNQLVVMLNDGIKSGVTGTTAQFVDTSKKIAEDPYTYLPNPENIHLSQAGYKVIMEAFHKSLMENYTWFAKDALTVTAKDATTVELNWKPVIDTGMISTYQVFIGDKIVGEVMSPVLSYEITDLEPNKEYHFSVQAVNQNGQKSIQHLNTKYTIDKQPVEPTVVFTDIANHWAKDVIEVAAMKGIVSGYADQTFRPDTSLTRAQAMSIIVRALDLKPTSTKWAFTDLAYYADSTKMDIQAAYDHGLVSGVNGHFMPNKPITRAQLALVLSRTYEVVTGKPFTPTVAAPFTDIKKFSKDTQWAIAGLYQMDIATGDNGKFMPNDSTTRAHAAKMIVYSMEAIAQ encoded by the coding sequence ATGACCAAAAAGTCGATTAGCTATGTTGTAATGGCATTTGCCTTAGTATTGCAAATTGCTGTCATGCCATTACAAGCATTTGCTGCGGAGCCTGAAAAAGCGCCTACGTGGATCTCTCCTCTTAATTATTTAGCGCTAGGGGATTCATTAGCGGCCGGTGTCACACCGAATAATGAGTTAGGTAAAGGCTATACAGACCTTTTAGCAGAGGAACTGGCTAACAGTGAAGTATTGCAAGCGAGCAATAAAGGATTTTCGTACCCCGGCTATAAAACAGAGGATGTTTTGAGAGATTTGGAGATGGACGTCACGAAGCCGGTCGTAGGGATCGGACATTCCGACAAAACAGCGACTCTCCATCAATCTGTAAAAGAAGCACAGCTCATTACGTTAACGATCGGTGCAAATGATGTATTGCCGAAAATTACGTTTGATGACAAAGGTGTACCGCAGTTCAACTCGGAAGAAATACAGGCGGCGATCATGAAAGTCGGAATCAATACGCAAAAAATCTTAGCTAAAATTTATCAACTAAATCCGAATGCGCAAGTATATGTGATGGGCTATTACAACCCATTTCCTTACTTGAGCCCACAGAATCAACCATTGGTAAATCAGCTTGTCGTAATGTTAAATGATGGTATTAAAAGTGGCGTGACAGGCACTACAGCGCAGTTTGTGGACACATCAAAGAAAATTGCTGAAGATCCATATACGTACTTACCTAATCCTGAAAATATCCATTTAAGTCAAGCAGGCTACAAAGTAATCATGGAGGCTTTCCACAAATCATTGATGGAGAACTATACATGGTTTGCTAAAGATGCGCTTACCGTTACAGCCAAAGATGCGACAACAGTGGAACTCAACTGGAAACCAGTCATTGATACGGGAATGATCTCAACGTATCAAGTCTTTATTGGCGATAAAATAGTAGGCGAAGTGATGTCGCCCGTCTTATCATATGAAATTACAGATCTTGAGCCGAATAAAGAGTATCATTTCTCTGTTCAAGCCGTTAATCAGAATGGCCAAAAGAGCATACAGCACTTGAATACTAAATACACAATAGATAAACAACCAGTTGAACCAACCGTGGTGTTTACAGATATTGCAAATCACTGGGCTAAAGATGTAATTGAAGTGGCGGCAATGAAAGGTATTGTTAGTGGCTATGCAGATCAGACTTTCCGACCCGACACATCACTGACACGTGCACAAGCTATGTCAATCATCGTTCGCGCATTGGATTTAAAGCCTACAAGCACAAAATGGGCATTTACTGATTTAGCATACTACGCAGACAGCACTAAGATGGATATACAAGCCGCTTATGACCATGGTTTAGTGAGTGGAGTGAACGGTCACTTCATGCCAAACAAGCCGATCACTCGTGCGCAGTTAGCATTAGTGCTGAGTCGAACGTATGAAGTAGTAACAGGAAAGCCATTTACGCCAACGGTAGCAGCACCGTTTACCGATATTAAGAAGTTCTCAAAAGACACGCAGTGGGCAATAGCAGGTCTTTACCAAATGGATATAGCAACAGGGGACAATGGCAAATTCATGCCGAACGATTCCACAACGCGAGCGCATGCCGCAAAGATGATTGTTTATTCTATGGAGGCTATTGCACAATAA
- the kynA gene encoding tryptophan 2,3-dioxygenase, which yields MNEKGIHTDFRASMTYGEYLHLDQVLSSQKRLSGHHDEMLFIIIHQVNELWMKLILHELETAIELIQQDELPEAFKMLARVSKIQTQIIQAWDVLATLTPAEYMEFRDSLGKASGFQSYQNRLIEFALGYKQPQIIKIYEKDTELSERLAKAYEAPGIYDVAIQALARAGFDIHADLLTRDFSVTYKGDPSVAAAWLEVYRDVDRYWDLYQLAEKLVDIEDSHQQWRFRHMKTVERIIGFKQGTGGSSGVHYLKSVLDHRFFPELWDVRTKI from the coding sequence ATGAACGAAAAGGGAATTCATACCGATTTCCGGGCTTCAATGACGTATGGTGAATACCTGCATTTAGATCAGGTGCTATCGAGTCAAAAGCGTCTATCAGGACATCATGACGAAATGCTTTTCATCATCATTCATCAGGTAAATGAATTATGGATGAAACTAATTTTACATGAGTTAGAGACAGCGATTGAATTGATTCAGCAAGATGAATTACCCGAAGCGTTCAAAATGCTAGCTCGCGTCTCAAAGATTCAAACTCAAATCATTCAGGCGTGGGATGTTTTGGCTACGTTGACGCCTGCTGAGTACATGGAGTTTCGAGACAGTTTAGGAAAGGCCTCGGGATTCCAATCCTATCAAAATCGATTGATCGAGTTTGCTTTAGGTTATAAGCAACCACAAATTATAAAAATCTATGAAAAGGACACCGAGCTATCAGAGAGATTGGCGAAAGCGTATGAAGCACCGGGAATTTACGATGTAGCTATTCAAGCTTTAGCACGTGCAGGCTTTGACATCCATGCAGACTTACTAACTCGTGATTTTTCAGTTACGTATAAAGGAGATCCGAGTGTAGCGGCTGCATGGCTTGAAGTCTATCGCGATGTTGATCGTTACTGGGACTTATATCAACTAGCGGAAAAGCTAGTTGATATCGAAGACAGCCATCAGCAATGGCGCTTTAGGCACATGAAAACAGTGGAGCGAATTATCGGTTTTAAGCAAGGCACAGGCGGCTCTTCGGGTGTTCACTATCTAAAGTCTGTACTAGATCATCGCTTCTTTCCAGAACTCTGGGATGTCCGAACTAAAATTTGA
- the kynB gene encoding arylformamidase, whose translation MTSQWIDITQPLNQRIAEWPGDTPFTYEVAVSKEQSGSVNIGKLTMSTHIGTHTDAPFHYDNDGLKILELPVDLYIGKARLIDVTGISCVTRADLEPFDFDGAERLLLKTGSHPTPTKFPENFTVIGEDVGPLLKERGVRLIGVDTPSVDSETSKDLLGHHSLYRNDVIIIENLVLHSLEEGSYELIALPLALEDADGSPVRAVVRRLPS comes from the coding sequence ATGACGAGTCAATGGATTGATATTACACAGCCATTAAATCAGCGTATTGCAGAGTGGCCTGGAGATACACCGTTTACCTATGAAGTAGCCGTATCAAAAGAGCAGTCCGGTTCCGTCAATATCGGCAAATTAACAATGAGTACGCATATTGGTACGCATACGGACGCGCCTTTCCATTATGATAATGATGGATTGAAAATTTTGGAGTTGCCAGTGGATTTATATATTGGCAAGGCTCGTTTGATAGACGTGACAGGAATTAGTTGTGTGACAAGGGCAGATTTGGAGCCATTTGATTTTGACGGTGCAGAACGACTTTTACTGAAAACGGGAAGTCATCCAACACCGACGAAGTTTCCTGAGAACTTCACTGTCATCGGTGAAGATGTCGGGCCGCTATTGAAAGAGCGGGGGGTACGTCTAATCGGCGTAGATACACCATCTGTTGACTCGGAGACTAGCAAAGATCTACTTGGCCACCATTCGCTATATCGCAATGATGTGATCATCATCGAGAATTTAGTATTGCATTCATTAGAAGAGGGAAGTTATGAGTTGATTGCATTGCCTTTAGCATTGGAAGATGCGGATGGAAGTCCTGTGCGTGCGGTCGTTAGGAGGCTACCGTCATGA
- the kynU gene encoding kynureninase, which translates to MSSNTLEYAKVLDQQDALAPYREEFYLPQEKIYMDGNSLGLLSKRAEKKLFELLDTWKTLAIDGWTEGMHPWYYMAEQIGGRMAPLVGGKKSEVIATGSTTTNLHQMISTFYRPSGKRTKILADELNFPSDIYALQSQIRVRGLDPEEHLIRVKSDDGLTLDENRIIEAMTDEVALIVLPSVLYRSGQVLEMKTITQAARERDIIIGFDLSHSVGSVTHALHEWDVDFAFWCTYKHLNGGPGSVGGLFVNERHFSKEAGLAGWFGSDKSKQFDMNHTMTPATDAGAYQIGTPHILSLAPLLGSLEMFEELGMEGIREKSLNLTSFMLSCIEAELGEYSFGIGNPLDDSRGGHVLLQHNEAARICQALKAQGVIPDFRAPDGIRLAPVALYNSFEDVWQTVQILKKIMQEDVYKHYPNERGVVA; encoded by the coding sequence ATGAGCTCCAATACACTTGAGTATGCAAAAGTACTAGATCAGCAAGACGCACTTGCGCCTTACAGGGAGGAATTTTATTTACCGCAGGAGAAAATCTATATGGATGGGAATTCACTTGGACTATTATCAAAGCGTGCAGAAAAGAAGTTGTTTGAACTGCTAGACACATGGAAAACTCTTGCAATTGATGGTTGGACGGAAGGTATGCATCCATGGTATTACATGGCAGAACAAATAGGGGGAAGAATGGCACCACTAGTTGGCGGTAAGAAGTCTGAAGTGATCGCGACAGGTTCTACTACGACGAATCTGCATCAAATGATCTCCACATTTTATCGACCCTCGGGGAAACGAACGAAAATACTAGCGGATGAATTGAATTTCCCATCGGATATTTATGCATTGCAAAGTCAAATTCGTGTCCGAGGACTTGATCCTGAAGAGCATCTGATTCGTGTGAAAAGTGACGATGGACTTACGCTGGATGAAAATCGAATCATAGAGGCAATGACGGATGAAGTGGCGTTGATTGTATTGCCGTCCGTTTTATACCGTAGTGGTCAGGTGCTAGAAATGAAAACGATTACGCAAGCGGCGAGGGAAAGAGATATTATAATTGGCTTCGATTTATCGCATTCGGTTGGATCCGTGACACATGCCCTTCATGAATGGGATGTAGATTTTGCTTTTTGGTGTACATATAAACACTTGAATGGCGGACCTGGATCGGTTGGTGGTTTATTCGTCAATGAACGACATTTCAGTAAAGAAGCAGGTCTTGCAGGATGGTTCGGCTCCGATAAGTCCAAGCAATTTGATATGAATCATACGATGACACCTGCAACCGATGCGGGTGCATACCAAATCGGCACGCCGCATATATTGAGCCTGGCTCCGCTACTCGGTTCACTCGAAATGTTCGAGGAGCTTGGAATGGAGGGAATCCGTGAGAAGTCATTGAATCTGACGAGCTTTATGTTGAGTTGTATAGAGGCTGAACTAGGCGAGTATTCGTTCGGTATTGGGAATCCACTAGACGATTCGCGTGGAGGACACGTATTACTGCAGCACAACGAAGCCGCTAGAATATGTCAAGCATTGAAAGCGCAAGGTGTTATTCCAGACTTCCGTGCACCTGATGGAATTCGGTTAGCGCCTGTTGCATTGTATAATTCATTTGAAGATGTCTGGCAAACGGTGCAAATCCTCAAAAAGATTATGCAAGAAGATGTCTATAAACACTATCCGAATGAACGCGGGGTGGTAGCATGA
- a CDS encoding MGMT family protein, whose translation MEKFTEQAVAIIQAIPPGRVMTYGQVAAEAGNPRGARQISRILHSMSAKYELPWHRIINAQGGISTPENAEGKGETQRERLLAEGVQFNANGRVSLDTYRWHPD comes from the coding sequence ATGGAAAAGTTTACAGAACAAGCTGTCGCAATCATTCAAGCAATTCCGCCAGGTCGTGTGATGACCTATGGGCAAGTAGCCGCAGAAGCAGGTAACCCTCGCGGTGCCAGACAAATTTCACGCATTTTACATTCGATGAGCGCTAAATATGAGTTACCTTGGCATCGCATCATTAATGCACAAGGTGGAATCTCCACTCCCGAAAACGCAGAAGGCAAAGGCGAGACACAACGCGAGCGATTGCTTGCAGAAGGTGTCCAATTCAATGCAAACGGTCGCGTCTCACTCGATACGTATCGCTGGCATCCAGACTAA
- a CDS encoding amino acid ABC transporter ATP-binding protein, with amino-acid sequence MISIQGLKKSFGSQEVIKNVDLEIEQGKVVVIIGPSGSGKSTLLRCLNVLETPNGGVLSIDEQTLDFNTSVSKKAISAFRRLTGMVFQSYNLFPHLTTTDNVTEGLTTVKGLSHKEAVKKAELLLDKVGLADHKDKHPFQLSGGQQQRVAIARALAMDPKVMLFDEPTSALDPELVGEVLRVMKDLAHEGMTMAVVTHEMRFAKEVADEVIFIDDGVIVERGAPAEIFNHPKHERTKKFLSLLQV; translated from the coding sequence ATGATTTCTATACAAGGACTGAAAAAGTCTTTTGGATCGCAAGAAGTGATAAAAAATGTAGACTTAGAAATCGAGCAGGGAAAAGTGGTCGTGATCATCGGTCCATCAGGTTCTGGTAAATCTACGCTGCTACGTTGCCTAAATGTACTCGAAACACCGAATGGCGGTGTGCTGTCTATAGATGAGCAGACGCTAGACTTTAATACATCGGTCTCGAAAAAAGCTATCAGTGCATTTCGTCGATTGACAGGAATGGTATTTCAGAGCTATAACTTGTTCCCGCACCTGACAACGACAGACAATGTGACAGAAGGACTCACTACGGTCAAAGGACTGTCACATAAGGAAGCAGTGAAAAAGGCAGAACTGCTACTAGATAAAGTAGGACTGGCTGATCATAAGGACAAGCACCCCTTCCAACTTTCAGGTGGTCAGCAACAACGTGTCGCGATTGCGCGAGCACTTGCGATGGACCCGAAAGTCATGTTGTTCGATGAGCCGACATCCGCTCTTGACCCTGAGCTTGTCGGTGAAGTACTTCGTGTTATGAAGGATCTAGCACATGAAGGGATGACGATGGCTGTCGTAACGCATGAAATGAGGTTTGCTAAGGAAGTCGCCGATGAAGTAATCTTTATCGATGACGGTGTCATTGTAGAACGTGGTGCACCGGCTGAGATCTTCAACCATCCAAAGCATGAGCGGACGAAGAAGTTTTTGAGTTTATTACAAGTATAG